Genomic DNA from Phaeodactylum tricornutum CCAP 1055/1 PHATR_bd_14x6 genomic scaffold, whole genome shotgun sequence:
AATTTGTACCAGATTATGATTCCtattttctcttttgagaaaattcgctatttgggatgagcaggggtgaaattttcgctatttgcGAAAAATTACACTTATTCCAAGTGTTTTtttctcgcgggaaatacaTACTTTGAAGTAATCTTTTTACTTATGAGCAAACCCATATACTATGTATAGCCATTCATATTCAATTCAGCTTGTCCCTCAATGATACTTAACCCAAACCCAGCACTGAGGTACAATATTGGAATGATAGAAAGAAGGCCATGAAATACGCAAAATTGGAGGCTCACATGAGTGCCAAATAGAGGAGTAAAAACTAAATCTAGGATGTTTGTACAGCTTTGTTATTTATTAGTTGACCATCATTGTTGGAAAGGGTGCAAAATCTATAAGGAATCTTTAAATTGTCCACAAGAGGTTCTGAAACAGCTTAACCCAAAGTTAATTCCACTGAATAGGACTGTATTTTGGTCCTGTAATTGTTGACCTTGCCATCTTGGACGGACAAATGCAGTATAGAAAATTTCTCGCTGACAGAGAAACTCGTGTATGACAAGGAAGGCTTGTTGAAAAGTCAGAGAGCGCATGTGGACTTTTTGTTTAGAAAATCACCAAGGTATGTTGATTGTAGTCATGACAATGAGGGCGTGCACCGCACAGCTTGGCCGGAAAATCACACTACGCCAAAACCAAGGCTAGTCTAGAAAAGGTCGACGGACAAATGTACCTGACCGCCCTCCTCCGCGGCGTCCAAATTGGACGTTTGGGAAAACGAGCTTTTAGAACCGGTTCTGGCCGTTACCAGCCAATCAGACTGAACTCCGAATATGCTGTACACTTGGATGATGTGCTACGGGACatttgcttcttcttgcgGGAGTTTCCGTACTCCTTCCCCCTTTCTCTAAACGTTGAAAATCATTGCTAAACACAATGACAGTTAAATGTGGCCAAAATGCTCTACAATACAAGGGGGGCCTCGCGGCACATTCACAAACCCAAAGGGGAGCTCCCTGACTTTGCAAAACTCCATAGTCCGGAAACGGCCCGGGGCAAAGTCATTGTGCTGGCCAAACCGCCCAAGAATATCGTGGACCAGAAGGAGACGGCAATCTCCATCTTGACAGCCTAGGGGGCGGGGATGACGAGAACCAAAGTCAAACGACGCACGGCAACGGCGGCCGGTCGCTCCTTTGATGAAGGCGCCtacgacgccgacgacgccgacgaccGTGACTACCAACCCAAAGGAACGACTCTTAAAGGAGTGGGTACAGAAATGCACGAAATACTGCCCGGGGTTGTGCAAGGCGGACGCAACCAGTACACTCAGACTGCGCAAGAGGCCATGTTGTGGGAAACCACGTCGCCGTCTGTTTCACCCGGTACAACCAAGCCGGGGCCGTTGTCTTTGAAGCGAGTCAAGGATTTGAGCGCGCTTGTGGTCAGGAACAAGTTTTAGCCCACCTTCTTCACTTCCTTCAGCTTTAAGCACAACTTCTATGAATCCTTCAATAGGAGTTGTAGGATTTAGATGACTTGGCAATCCTGGGTGGAAGTAAGGAAACTTCGCGTTTCAAGCGTCCCGACCTTCTAAGTGAGACTGGAACTGCGTCAACCCTATTCTATCTATTATGTCTTTGATATGCCTACAAAAGTATCCTCAATCCTTTGGTTCCTTTAGGACAATTCTAGCCCATTAA
This window encodes:
- a CDS encoding predicted protein yields the protein MWTFCLENHQGRAPHSLAGKSHYAKTKASLEKVDGQMYLTALLRGVQIGRLGKRAFRTGSGRYQPIRLNSEYAVHLDDVLRDICFFLREFPYSFPLSLNLNVAKMLYNTRGASRHIHKPKGELPDFAKLHSPETARGKVIVLAKPPKNIGAGMTRTKVKRRTATAAGRSFDEGAYDADDADDRDYQPKGTTLKGVGTEMHEILPGVVQGGRNQYTQTAQEAMLWETTSPSVSPGTTKPGPLSLKRVKDLSALVVRNKF